In Melopsittacus undulatus isolate bMelUnd1 chromosome 6, bMelUnd1.mat.Z, whole genome shotgun sequence, the following proteins share a genomic window:
- the SLC6A14 gene encoding sodium- and chloride-dependent neutral and basic amino acid transporter B(0+) has product MGMLSLPRFLSCGKKKNFSLSNEKDAHIGDSDENLERGNWSNKGDYLLSMVGYAVGLGNVWRFPYLTYQNGGGAFLIPYTLMLALAGLPLFFMECSLGQFASLGPISIWRILPLFQGVGITMVIISTFVAIYYNVIIAYALYYLFASFQKVLPWSDCFSWADEFCSKTRLVSDCNATLDGNIIHANYSFITSNNLTCINGTMNYKPVQFPSEQYWNKVTLQRSSGLDETGNIVWYLALCLLLSWMIVGAALFKGIKSSGKVVYFTALFPYVILLILLVRGATLEGALDGIEYYIGRQSNITKLMEAEVWKDAATQIFYSLSVAWGGLVALSSYNKFHNNCYSDAILVCVTNCVTSVFAGFAIFSILGHMAFVSERPVSEVVDSGFDLAFVAYPEALSKLPVSPLWSFLFFFMLLLLGLDSQFATIETLTTTIQDIYPQVMKKLRLPITLGVCILLFLLGLICVSQAGIYWVNLIDHFCAGWGILIAAVLEIIGIIYIYGGNRFIEDIEMMIGKKSRWFWMWWRMCWFFVTPVLLMAILVWSLVTFSPPTYGSVVYPAWGTAVGWCMIIFCVIWIPIVAIAKVVKAEGNLCQRIVSCCRPTANWGPYLECHRGERYSHVVDPKKEKEHEIPTVSGFVYTQQ; this is encoded by the exons ATGGGGATGCTCAGCCTGCCGAGATTCCTCTCCTGCGGGAAGAAGAAG AACTTCAGTTTGTCCAATGAGAAAGATGCCCACATTGGTGACAGTGATGAGAACCTGGAGCGTGGCAACTGGTCGAACAAAGGCGATTACCTGCTCTCCATGGTGGGCTATGCTGTGGGCCTGGGCAACGTCTGGAGGTTTCCCTACCTCACCTACCAGAATGGCGGAG GTGCTTTTCTCATCCCATACACCCTGATGTTGGCCTTAGCTGGTTTGCCCTTATTTTTCATGGAATGTTCCCTTGGGCAGTTTGCTAGCCTGGGGCCGATTTCCATCTGGAGAATATTACCACTGTTTCAAG GAGTGGGCATCACGATGGTCATCATCTCCACATTCGTGGCGATCTACTACAACGTTATCATTGCTTATGCACTCTACTACTTATTTGCCTCCTTTCAAAAAGTGCTGCCGTGGTCAGACTGCTTCTCCTGGgcagatgagttctgcagcaAAACACGATTAG TAAGTGACTGCAATGCGACCTTGGATGGAAATATCATTCATGCAAACTACTCATTCATCACAAGCAACAACCTCACCTGTATTAATGGCACCATGAACTACAAACCAGTGCAATTCCCCAGTGAGCAATACTGGAA TAAAGTGACTCTTCAGCGCTCGAGTGGGTTGGACGAGACCGGTAACATCGTGTGGTACCTGgctctctgccttctcctgTCTTGGATGATTGTTGGAGCTGCGCTGTTTAAGGGAATAAAATCTTCTGGTAAG GTTGTGTACTTCACTGCACTCTTCCCATACGTAATCCTACTCATCTTGCTGGTGCGGGGTGCCACCCTGGAAGGTGCTTTGGATGGCATTGAATACTACATTGGGAGACAGTCCAACATCACCAAGCTGATGGAGGCAGAG GTTTGGAAAGATGCAGCCACCCAGATATTCTACTCCCTGTCCGTGGCATGGGGTGGGCTGGTCGCTTTGTCTTCATACAATAAGTTTCACAACAACTGCTACTCAGATGCTATTTTAGTTTGTGTGACCAACTGTGTCACCAGCGTCTTCGCTGGGTTTGCGATATTCTCCATCCTGGGACACATGGCATTTGTGTCCGAGAGGCCCGTCTCGGAGGTTGTGGACTCAG GATTTGACCTGGCATTTGTAGCCTACCCAGAGGCTCTCTCCAAGCTACCGGTTTCTCCGCTGTGGtccttcttgtttttcttcatgctcCTGCTCTTGGGCCTTGACTCTCAGTTTGCCACCATAG AAACACTTACAACCACCATACAAGATATATATCCCCAAGTGATGAAGAAGTTAAGATTGCCTATAACCCTGGGTGTGTGCATACTGCTCTTCCTCCTCGGTCTGATCTGTGTTAGTCAG GCAGGGATTTACTGGGTTAACCTCATAGATCACTTCTGTGCTGGATGGGGAATCCTTATTGCAGCCGTCCTGGAGATAATAGGCATCATTTACATTTACG GAGGAAACAGGTTCATTGAAGACATTGAAATGATGATTGGAAAGAAGAGCCGTTGGTTTTGGATGTGGTGGAGAATGTGCTGGTTTTTTGTCACTCCTGTGCTGTTAATG gcAATTTTGGTCTGGTCTTTGGTCACGTTTTCACCTCCCACTTATGGCTCAGTGGTGTACCCAGCTTGGGGAACTGCTGTTGGCTGGTGCATGATCATCTTCTGTGTCATCTGGATCCCCATCGTCGCTATTGCAAAAGTAGTTAAAGCTGAAGGAAACCTATGTCAG cGCATTGTAAGCTGCTGCAGGCCCACTGCAAACTGGGGGCCCTACCTGGAATGTCACAGAGGAGAAAGATACAGCCATGTTGTAGATcccaaaaaggaaaaggaacatgaGATTCCTACTGTGTCTGGATTCGTATACACCCAACAATGA